A region from the Enterobacter roggenkampii genome encodes:
- a CDS encoding MDR family oxidoreductase, whose product MQALILEQQDGKTLASVQAVEESRLPEGEVTVDIDWSSLNYKDALAITGKGKIIRNFPMVPGIDFAGRVHTSEDPRFHPGQQVLLTGWGVGENHWGGLATQARVKGDWLVPMPKGMDGRKAMIVGTAGFTAMLCVMALEDAGIRPESGEVVVTGASGGVGSTAVTLLHKLGYQVAAVSGRESTHDYLRQLGANRILGRDEFAETRPLEKQVWAGAVDTVGDKVLAKVLAQMNYGGCVAACGLAGGFALPTTVMPFILRNVRLQGVDSVMTPAARRTEAWERLVRDLPESFYTQSATEITLSQAPDYASKIMENQFHGRALVKIA is encoded by the coding sequence ATGCAGGCTTTGATCTTAGAACAGCAGGACGGCAAAACGCTTGCCTCAGTGCAGGCGGTAGAAGAGAGTCGCCTGCCGGAAGGCGAAGTAACCGTCGACATCGACTGGTCCAGTTTAAATTATAAAGATGCGCTGGCGATTACCGGGAAGGGTAAAATCATCCGAAATTTCCCTATGGTGCCGGGTATTGATTTCGCTGGCCGGGTACATACCAGCGAGGATCCGCGCTTCCATCCGGGCCAGCAGGTCCTGCTCACCGGCTGGGGCGTAGGTGAAAATCACTGGGGCGGGCTGGCCACGCAGGCGCGCGTGAAGGGCGACTGGCTGGTGCCGATGCCGAAAGGTATGGATGGCCGCAAGGCGATGATCGTCGGCACGGCAGGCTTTACCGCGATGCTGTGCGTGATGGCGCTGGAAGACGCAGGCATCCGCCCTGAATCGGGGGAAGTTGTCGTCACCGGTGCCAGCGGGGGCGTGGGCAGCACGGCAGTGACGCTACTGCACAAGCTGGGCTATCAGGTTGCGGCGGTTTCCGGTCGGGAAAGTACCCACGATTACCTGCGCCAGCTCGGTGCAAACCGCATTCTCGGCCGTGACGAATTCGCCGAAACCCGTCCACTGGAAAAACAGGTCTGGGCGGGCGCGGTGGATACCGTCGGTGATAAAGTGCTGGCAAAAGTCCTGGCGCAGATGAACTACGGCGGCTGCGTGGCCGCCTGTGGGCTGGCGGGCGGATTTGCCCTGCCAACCACCGTGATGCCATTCATTCTGCGTAACGTCCGCCTGCAGGGCGTGGATTCCGTGATGACACCTGCGGCTCGTCGTACTGAGGCATGGGAACGTCTGGTGCGCGATTTGCCGGAATCTTTCTACACCCAAAGCGCCACGGAGATTACGCTCAGCCAGGCACCGGACTATGCCAGTAAGATCATGGAAAACCAGTTCCACGGTCGCGCGCTGGTGAAAATCGCCTAA
- the accC gene encoding acetyl-CoA carboxylase biotin carboxylase subunit — protein sequence MLDKIVIANRGEIALRILRACKELGIKTVAVHSSADRDLKHVLLADETVCIGPAPSVKSYLNIPAIISAAEITGAVAIHPGYGFLSENANFAEQVERSGFIFIGPKADTIRLMGDKVSAITAMKKAGVPTVPGSDGPLTDDMDANRAHAKRIGYPVIIKASGGGGGRGMRVVRSDAELAQSISMTKAEAKAAFSNDMVYMEKYLENPRHIEIQVLADGQGNAIYLAERDCSMQRRHQKVVEEAPAPGITPELRRYIGERCAKACVDIGYRGAGTFEFLFENGEFYFIEMNTRIQVEHPVTEMITGVDLIKEQLRIAAGQPLSIKQEEVVVKGHAVECRINAEDPNTFLPSPGKITRFHAPGGFGVRWESHIYAGYTVPPYYDSMIGKLICYGENRDVAIARMKNALQELIIDGIKTNVDLQMRIMSDEHFQNGGTNIHYLEKKLGLNEK from the coding sequence ATGCTGGATAAAATTGTTATCGCCAACCGCGGCGAGATCGCACTGCGTATTCTTCGTGCCTGTAAAGAACTGGGCATCAAGACTGTCGCTGTGCACTCAAGCGCGGATCGCGATTTAAAACACGTATTGCTGGCGGATGAGACGGTCTGTATTGGCCCGGCTCCGTCCGTAAAAAGCTATCTGAACATCCCGGCTATCATCAGCGCCGCTGAAATCACCGGCGCGGTGGCAATTCATCCGGGTTACGGCTTCCTCTCTGAGAACGCCAACTTTGCTGAGCAGGTTGAACGCTCTGGCTTTATCTTCATCGGCCCGAAAGCCGACACCATCCGCCTGATGGGCGACAAAGTGTCTGCGATCACCGCGATGAAAAAAGCCGGTGTACCAACCGTACCAGGCTCTGACGGCCCTCTGACCGACGACATGGATGCTAACCGTGCTCATGCTAAACGCATTGGCTACCCGGTTATCATCAAGGCGTCCGGCGGCGGCGGCGGTCGCGGTATGCGCGTTGTGCGCAGCGATGCTGAACTGGCACAGTCCATCTCCATGACCAAAGCAGAAGCGAAAGCCGCTTTCAGCAATGACATGGTGTACATGGAAAAATACCTGGAAAACCCACGCCACATCGAAATTCAGGTGCTGGCTGACGGTCAGGGTAACGCAATCTATCTGGCAGAACGTGACTGCTCCATGCAGCGTCGTCACCAGAAGGTGGTCGAAGAAGCACCAGCGCCGGGCATTACTCCGGAACTGCGTCGCTACATCGGCGAGCGTTGCGCTAAAGCGTGTGTCGATATCGGCTATCGTGGAGCGGGTACCTTTGAGTTCCTGTTCGAAAACGGCGAGTTCTACTTCATTGAGATGAACACCCGTATTCAGGTTGAACATCCGGTTACCGAAATGATCACCGGGGTTGACCTGATTAAAGAGCAGCTGCGTATCGCAGCCGGTCAGCCGCTGTCCATCAAGCAGGAAGAAGTTGTGGTGAAAGGCCATGCGGTAGAATGCCGTATCAACGCCGAAGACCCAAACACCTTCCTGCCAAGCCCGGGTAAAATCACGCGTTTCCACGCGCCGGGTGGCTTTGGCGTGCGCTGGGAGTCTCATATCTACGCCGGTTACACCGTACCGCCGTACTATGACTCAATGATCGGCAAGCTCATCTGCTACGGCGAAAACCGTGACGTGGCGATTGCCCGCATGAAGAACGCCCTGCAGGAACTGATCATCGACGGAATCAAAACCAACGTTGATCTGCAGATGCGCATCATGAGCGACGAGCACTTCCAGAATGGTGGAACCAACATCCACTATCTGGAGAAAAAACTCGGTCTGAACGAGAAGTAA
- the accB gene encoding acetyl-CoA carboxylase biotin carboxyl carrier protein, whose product MDIRKIKKLIELVEESGISELEISEGEESVRISRAAPAASFPVMQQAYAAPVQQPALSAAVAPAAAEAAPAAAAEISGHIVRSPMVGTFYRTPSPDAKAFIEVGQKVNVGDTLCIVEAMKMMNQIEADKSGTVKAILVESGQPVEFDEPLVVIE is encoded by the coding sequence ATGGATATTCGTAAGATTAAAAAACTGATCGAGCTGGTTGAAGAATCAGGCATCTCCGAACTGGAAATTTCTGAAGGCGAAGAGTCTGTACGCATCAGCCGTGCAGCCCCAGCCGCTAGCTTCCCGGTAATGCAGCAAGCTTACGCTGCGCCAGTGCAGCAGCCTGCGCTCTCCGCAGCCGTTGCACCAGCAGCAGCTGAAGCCGCACCTGCCGCTGCAGCAGAAATCAGTGGTCACATCGTACGTTCCCCAATGGTTGGTACTTTCTACCGCACCCCGAGCCCGGACGCGAAGGCGTTCATCGAAGTGGGTCAGAAAGTCAACGTAGGCGATACCCTGTGCATCGTTGAAGCGATGAAAATGATGAACCAGATCGAAGCAGACAAATCAGGTACTGTGAAAGCGATTCTGGTCGAAAGTGGTCAGCCGGTTGAATTTGACGAGCCGCTGGTCGTCATCGAGTAA
- a CDS encoding YhdT family protein: MDKRFVQAHKEARWALWLTLLYLAAWLVTAYLPDSAIGITGLPHWFELACLLVPLVFILLCWAMVKFIYRDIPLEDDDAA, translated from the coding sequence ATGGACAAACGTTTTGTTCAGGCCCATAAAGAAGCGCGCTGGGCGCTGTGGCTGACCCTTCTCTATCTTGCTGCATGGTTAGTAACCGCTTACTTACCAGACTCTGCTATTGGCATCACCGGCCTGCCGCACTGGTTCGAATTGGCCTGCCTGCTGGTTCCGCTGGTGTTTATCCTGCTGTGCTGGGCAATGGTGAAATTTATCTACCGGGATATTCCGCTGGAGGACGATGATGCAGCTTGA
- the panF gene encoding sodium/pantothenate symporter, which translates to MQLEVILPLVAYLLVVFGLSIYAMRKRTTGAFLNEYFLGSRSMGGVVLAMTLTATYISASSFIGGPGAAYKYGLGWVLLAMIQLPAVWLSLGILGKKFAILARRYNAVTLNDMLFARYQSRLLVWLASLSLLVAFIGAMTVQFIGGARLLETAAGIPYETGLIIFGVSIALYTAFGGFRASVLNDTLQGMVMLIGTIVLLVGIVHAAGGLTHAVETLEAIDPKLVSPQGADDILSPTFMTSFWVLVCFGVIGLPHTAVRCISYKDSKAVHKGIIIGTIVVAVLMFGMHLAGALGRAVIPDLTVPDLVIPTLMVKVLPPFAAGIFLAAPMAAIMSTINAQLLQSSATIIKDLYLNLRPEQVENERRLKHMSAVITLVLGALLLLAAWRPPEMIIWLNLLAFGGLEAVFLWPLVLGLYWERANAAGALSAMIVGGVLYAVLATFKIQYLGFHPIVPSLLLSLLAFVVGNRFGQPVPQPAMISTDK; encoded by the coding sequence ATGCAGCTTGAAGTCATTCTGCCGCTTGTCGCTTACCTGCTGGTCGTATTTGGATTGTCCATTTACGCCATGCGCAAAAGAACGACCGGTGCCTTTCTGAACGAGTATTTCCTCGGCAGCCGTTCGATGGGCGGCGTTGTGCTGGCAATGACGCTGACCGCGACCTATATCAGCGCCAGCTCGTTTATTGGCGGCCCCGGTGCGGCCTACAAATACGGGTTAGGCTGGGTTTTGCTGGCGATGATCCAGCTGCCTGCCGTCTGGCTCTCGTTGGGCATACTGGGTAAAAAATTTGCCATTCTGGCGCGCCGTTACAATGCCGTGACGCTCAACGATATGCTCTTTGCCCGTTACCAGAGCCGCTTGCTGGTGTGGCTGGCGAGCTTGAGCCTGCTGGTGGCGTTTATCGGTGCGATGACCGTACAGTTTATCGGCGGTGCGCGTCTGCTGGAAACGGCGGCTGGCATCCCTTACGAGACAGGCCTCATCATCTTCGGGGTAAGCATCGCGCTCTATACTGCGTTTGGCGGATTCCGCGCCAGCGTGCTGAACGATACGCTGCAGGGAATGGTGATGCTCATCGGTACGATCGTTCTGCTGGTGGGGATTGTCCATGCGGCGGGTGGACTCACTCACGCGGTGGAAACCCTGGAAGCGATTGACCCGAAACTGGTCTCGCCGCAGGGCGCAGATGATATCCTCTCTCCGACCTTTATGACCTCATTCTGGGTGTTAGTCTGTTTCGGAGTAATTGGTCTGCCGCATACCGCCGTGCGCTGTATCTCCTATAAAGACAGCAAAGCCGTTCACAAGGGCATCATCATCGGGACGATTGTGGTCGCTGTCCTGATGTTTGGTATGCATCTGGCGGGGGCATTAGGGCGCGCGGTAATCCCCGATCTTACCGTGCCGGATCTGGTGATCCCGACGCTGATGGTCAAAGTGCTGCCCCCTTTTGCCGCCGGGATTTTCCTCGCTGCGCCAATGGCCGCCATTATGTCGACCATCAACGCTCAGTTACTGCAAAGTTCCGCTACGATCATTAAAGATCTCTATCTGAACCTGCGCCCTGAACAGGTTGAAAATGAACGTCGCCTGAAGCATATGTCAGCGGTGATTACGCTGGTGCTAGGCGCGTTGCTGCTGTTAGCCGCATGGCGCCCGCCGGAGATGATCATCTGGCTGAACCTGCTGGCATTTGGTGGGCTTGAGGCGGTATTCCTGTGGCCGCTGGTGTTAGGGCTCTACTGGGAACGCGCAAATGCTGCCGGTGCGCTGAGCGCGATGATTGTTGGCGGCGTGCTGTACGCCGTTCTCGCAACGTTTAAGATTCAGTACCTGGGCTTCCATCCGATTGTGCCTTCGTTACTGCTAAGTTTACTGGCGTTTGTGGTGGGGAACCGTTTCGGTCAGCCCGTCCCACAGCCCGCTATGATTTCTACTGATAAATAA
- the msrQ gene encoding protein-methionine-sulfoxide reductase heme-binding subunit MsrQ: MRLTAKQITWLKVLLHLAGILPFLWLFWAASQGLFSADPAKDIQHFTGRMALKFLLATLLVSPLARYAKQPLLIRTRRLLGLWCFAWATLHLTSYALLELGINNLTLLGRELVTRPYLTLGIVSWVILLALALTSTQYAQRKLGRRWQLLHNFVYLVAILAPIHYLWSVKILSPQPVFYALAAVALLAWRYKKFRQWLR, translated from the coding sequence GTGCGTTTAACGGCAAAACAGATTACCTGGCTGAAAGTGCTGCTGCATTTAGCCGGAATACTCCCCTTTCTCTGGCTGTTCTGGGCCGCCAGCCAGGGGCTTTTTAGCGCCGATCCGGCCAAGGATATCCAGCATTTTACCGGTCGGATGGCTCTGAAATTTTTACTGGCCACCTTGCTCGTCTCGCCGCTGGCGCGCTACGCTAAACAGCCACTATTGATACGCACCCGTCGGCTTTTGGGGCTATGGTGTTTTGCCTGGGCCACGCTGCATCTGACCAGCTATGCCCTGCTGGAACTGGGAATTAACAATCTGACACTGCTTGGCCGCGAACTGGTGACGCGCCCTTATCTGACGCTGGGTATTGTGAGCTGGGTGATTTTACTGGCGTTAGCGCTGACATCCACGCAATATGCGCAGCGAAAGCTGGGCCGTCGCTGGCAGTTGCTGCATAACTTCGTCTATCTTGTCGCGATCCTCGCACCCATTCATTATCTGTGGTCGGTGAAGATCCTCTCTCCGCAGCCGGTCTTTTACGCGCTGGCGGCCGTGGCGCTTTTAGCATGGCGTTACAAGAAGTTCCGCCAGTGGTTGCGATAG
- the msrP gene encoding protein-methionine-sulfoxide reductase catalytic subunit MsrP: MKNRKLTEADVTSESVFMLQRRQILKMLGISATALSLSPSAHADLLDWFKGNDRPKAPSGAPLTFTKPAQWQNKLTLTPEDKVTGYNNFYEFGLDKADPAANAGSLKTDPWTLKIDGEVAKPLTLDHHDLTTRFPLEERIYRMRCVEAWSMVVPWIGFPLHKLLAMVEPTSNAKYVAFQTRYAPDEMPGQKDRFIGGGLEYPYVEGLRLDEAMHPLTLLTVGVYGKALPPQNGAPIRLTVPWKYGFKGIKSIVSIKLTRERPPTTWNLAAPDEYGFFANVNPHVDHPRWSQATERFIGSGGALDVKRQPTLLFNGYADEVASLYRGINLRENF, translated from the coding sequence ATGAAAAACCGAAAACTGACGGAAGCCGACGTAACGTCCGAGTCTGTCTTTATGTTACAGCGCCGCCAGATCCTGAAAATGCTTGGCATCAGCGCCACCGCGCTCTCGCTCTCGCCTTCGGCTCACGCTGACCTGCTCGACTGGTTTAAAGGCAACGATCGGCCGAAGGCCCCTTCCGGCGCCCCGCTCACCTTTACGAAACCCGCCCAATGGCAGAACAAACTGACGCTTACGCCGGAAGATAAAGTGACGGGCTATAACAACTTCTACGAATTTGGCCTCGACAAGGCCGATCCTGCGGCCAACGCCGGTAGTCTCAAAACCGATCCGTGGACGCTGAAAATCGACGGCGAAGTGGCAAAACCCCTGACGCTGGACCACCACGATCTGACCACCCGTTTCCCGCTCGAAGAGCGTATCTACCGCATGCGCTGCGTGGAAGCCTGGTCGATGGTGGTGCCCTGGATCGGCTTCCCGCTGCATAAATTGCTGGCGATGGTGGAGCCCACCAGCAACGCAAAATATGTCGCTTTCCAGACGCGCTATGCGCCGGACGAGATGCCGGGCCAGAAAGACCGGTTCATTGGCGGCGGGCTGGAGTATCCCTACGTTGAAGGGTTACGCCTTGACGAAGCCATGCACCCTCTTACGCTGCTGACCGTCGGCGTTTACGGCAAGGCGCTTCCGCCGCAGAACGGCGCGCCCATCCGTTTAACCGTGCCGTGGAAATACGGTTTCAAAGGAATTAAGTCTATCGTCAGCATTAAGCTCACCCGCGAGCGTCCGCCAACCACCTGGAATCTGGCGGCTCCGGACGAATACGGTTTCTTCGCCAACGTGAATCCGCACGTGGATCATCCGCGCTGGTCGCAGGCGACCGAGCGTTTTATCGGTTCCGGCGGCGCGCTGGACGTGAAGCGCCAGCCAACGCTGCTGTTTAACGGTTATGCGGATGAAGTGGCCTCGCTGTACCGTGGCATCAATTTACGGGAGAACTTCTGA
- the aroQ gene encoding type II 3-dehydroquinate dehydratase yields MTDKFQILVLNGPNLNMLGTREPEKYGTLTLSEIVNRLSTEAASLNVDLDHFQSNAEYAIIDRIHQAKDNVDYILINPAAFTHTSVAIRDALLAVSIPFIEIHLSNVHAREPFRHHSYLSDIAAGVICGLGADGYSYALQTAVKRLSQSH; encoded by the coding sequence ATGACTGATAAGTTCCAGATCTTAGTTTTGAACGGACCGAACCTGAACATGCTCGGCACCCGTGAGCCGGAGAAGTACGGCACGCTGACATTAAGCGAAATTGTTAACCGTTTGAGCACGGAAGCAGCGTCGCTGAATGTGGATTTGGATCATTTTCAGTCAAACGCGGAGTACGCAATCATCGACCGTATTCATCAGGCTAAAGACAATGTGGACTATATCCTGATCAATCCGGCCGCGTTTACGCACACCAGTGTTGCTATCCGCGACGCACTGCTTGCGGTGAGTATCCCGTTTATCGAGATCCACCTGAGTAACGTGCACGCCCGAGAGCCGTTCCGTCACCACTCGTATCTGTCGGATATCGCTGCTGGCGTTATCTGTGGACTGGGCGCAGACGGCTATTCATACGCTTTACAGACAGCGGTAAAACGCTTGTCACAATCACACTAA